The Aspergillus luchuensis IFO 4308 DNA, chromosome 7, nearly complete sequence genome has a segment encoding these proteins:
- a CDS encoding HesB/IscA family protein (BUSCO:EOG09265G5K;~COG:C,U;~EggNog:ENOG410PPRV;~InterPro:IPR016092,IPR000361,IPR035903;~PFAM:PF01521;~go_function: GO:0005198 - structural molecule activity [Evidence IEA];~go_function: GO:0051536 - iron-sulfur cluster binding [Evidence IEA];~go_process: GO:0097428 - protein maturation by iron-sulfur cluster transfer [Evidence IEA]) — MAAPSLRSYYQSNLYSPSTKVLLHSPFLTPTFSSMTTNMSRPILSTAARRLSRSHSPRTAVSALSPATLPTLSFSASFCDTVSQRSTLRPRFLCPRASTSSPRSVFRFDAFGQRSSLSTTSIRSATKVLQNPRVDEEGKDLLISISPRAAERLREITDPSSSPSITKEENPYHHLRITVTSGGCHGFQYLMSLEAASKIDAEEDTVFAAEPEEGEAEVAGAGEAKVVMDEPSLELLSGSTVDYTMELIGSQFKIVDNPRATSNCGCGTSFDVQD, encoded by the exons ATGGCTGCTCCGAGCCTCCGATCATATTATCAATCCAATCTTTATTCTCCCTCAACAAAAGTCCTCCTTCACTCGCCTTTCCTAACACCTACTTTCTCCTCTATGACGACAAACATGTCCCGTCCGATCCTCTCAACAGCCGCCCGCCGGCTCTCTCGCTCTCATTCGCCTCGCACCGCGGTTTCTGCACTTTCCCCGGCAACGTTGCCGACATTGAGCTTCTCCGCATCTTTCTGCGATACCGTTTCCCAACGATCCACGCTCAGGCCTAGATTCCTTTGCCCCCGGGCGAGCACATCATCACCGCGATCAGTATTCCGCTTTGACGCTTTCGGACAACGCTCTTCCTTATCCACCACGAGTATCCGATCAGCTACCAAGGTGCTACAAAACCCGAGAGTtgacgaagagggaaaggactTGTTGATTAGTATCTCGCCGAGGGCCGCCGAG CGTCTCCGCGAAATCACAgacccttcctcatccccctccatcaccaaggaAGAAAACCCCTACCACCATCTCCGCATCACCGTCACAAGCGGTGGATGCCATGGATTCCAATACTTGATGTCCCTGGAGGCCGCATCCAAGATCGACGCGGAGGAAGACACTGTTTTCGCAGCCGAGcctgaggagggagaggcagaGGTAGCAGGTGCCGGAGAAGCTAAAGTAGTCATGGATGAGCCATCGCTGGAGCTTCTTTCGGGCAGTACGGTGGATTATACGATGGAGTTGATTGGAAGTCAGTTTAAGATTGTGGACAACCCGCGCGCAACGAGTAACTGTGGGTGCGGAACTAGTTTCGATGTTCAGGATTGA
- the bna5-1 gene encoding kynureninase (COG:E;~EggNog:ENOG410PH7Q;~InterPro:IPR000192,IPR015422,IPR015424,IPR015421, IPR010111;~go_component: GO:0005737 - cytoplasm [Evidence IEA];~go_function: GO:0003824 - catalytic activity [Evidence IEA];~go_function: GO:0030170 - pyridoxal phosphate binding [Evidence IEA];~go_function: GO:0030429 - kynureninase activity [Evidence IEA];~go_process: GO:0006569 - tryptophan catabolic process [Evidence IEA];~go_process: GO:0009435 - NAD biosynthetic process [Evidence IEA]) yields the protein MSSTLAHESSVSSPLSYKTDSNAFTKEYAESLDAQDPLREFRKEFIIPSKVDLKRKTLAIDDSSNDESDPRCIYLCGNSLGVQPRNARKYIDYYLRTWAIKGVTGHFLPHEDQLLPPFVDVDDAGAKLMAPIVGALESEVAVMGTLTANLHFLMASFYRPTQERYKIILEGKAFPSDHYAIESQIRHHDLRPEDAMVLIEPEDRLKPVLRTEQILRVIDEHASSTALVLLSGIQFYTGQYFDIEKITAHAQSKGILVGWDCAHAAGNVDLRLHDWNVDFAAWCNYKYLNSGPGGMAALFVHERHGRVEMDKVGSDEEPFRPRLSGWWGGDKKTRFLMNNNFVPQTGAAGFQLSNPSVLDMNAVVASLELFNRTSMAEIRQKSLNATGYLEHLLLKSPADFSTGKRPFSIITPSNPAERGAQLSLLLEPGLLDSVLETLEEHGVVVDERKPDVIRVAPAPLYNTYTEVWEFCQIFFEACQKALESRK from the exons ATGAGTTCTACACTTGCACATGAATCGAGCGTCAGCTCCCCGCTTTCTTACAAGACTGATAGCAATGCCTTCACCAAGGAATATGCAGAGTCTCTCGATGCACAGGATCCTTTGCGCGAATTCCGAAAGGAATTTATTATTCCCTCTAAAGTTGActtgaaaagaaagactttAGCAATTGACGATAGCT CCAATGATGAGTCTGATCCCCGGTGTATATATCTCTGTGGAAACTCATTGGGCGTGCAACCTCGTAATGCCCGCAAGTATATTGACTACTATCTACGGACATGGGCTATTAAGGGCGTAACTGGACATTTTCTTCCGCACGAGGACCAGTTGCTCCCACCATTTGTTGACGTCGATGACGCCGGCGCGAAGCTCATGGCGCCAATTGTGGGAGCCCTGGAAAGTGAAGTGGCTGTGATGGGCACACTGACAGCGAACTTACACTTCTTGATGGCAAGCTTTTACCGCCCAACCCAGGAGAggtataaaattatcttgGAAGGGAAGGCGTTCCCGAGTGACCAT TACGCCATTGAGTCACAGATTAGACACCACGATCTTCGCCCAGAGGATGCTATGGTTCTTATCGAGCCGGAGGACCGCTTGAAGCCGGTTCTGCGAACGGAGCAAATTCTCCGAGTTATTGATGAACATGCCTCAAGCACGGCGCTTGTGCTCCTTTCCGGTATCCAGTTCTATACAGGGCAGTACTTCGACATCGAGAAGATTACCGCGCATGCCCAATCCAAGGGGATCCTCGTTGGCTGGGACTGTGCGCATGCAGCCGGCAATGTCGACCTGCGCTTGCACGACTGGAATGTAGATTTTGCTGCGTGGTGTAATTACAAGTACCTCAACAGTGGTCCAGGCGGGATGGCAGCTTTGTTTGTGCATGAGAGACATGGCCGAGTCGAGATGGACAAGGTTGGCAGTGATGAGGAGCCATTCCGTCCGCGCCTCTCGGGCTGGTGGGGAGGCGACAAGAAGACTCGCTTCCTTATGAACAACA ATTTCGTTCCGCAGACTGGTGCCGCAGGATTCCAGCTATCCAACCCTTCCGTTCTGGATATGAATGCGGTCGTGGCGTCTCTCGAGCTGTTCAATCGGACCTCGATGGCCGAGATTCGTCAAAAGTCCTTGAACGCCACTGGCTACTTGGAACATCTCCTTTTGAAATCTCCTGCAGACTTTTCTACTGGGAAACGACCTTTCTCCATCATTACGCCTTCGAACCCAGCAGAACGTGGTGCACAACTCAGTCTGCTGTTGGAACCGGGACTTTTGGATAGCGTCTTGGAGACACTAGAAGAGCACGGGGTGGTGGTCGACGAAAGGAAGCCCGACGTCATCCGAGTTGCACCGGCACCTTTGTACAACACGTATACGGAGGTGTGGGAGTTCTGCCAGATCTTCTTCGAAGCCTGTCAGAAGGCCTTGGAGTCACGAAAATAA
- a CDS encoding ER membrane protein complex subunit 4 (BUSCO:EOG09264KSI;~COG:S;~EggNog:ENOG410PNJT;~InterPro:IPR009445;~PFAM:PF06417;~TransMembrane:2 (o86-107i133-153o)) gives MVSLPPPPPPQWVVRMNTPMPRPSKEATSIPDPPGFSRKLTGKTNRAQQSSATSAPSKPVETDTLKLKKAWEIALAPSKQIPMNAIMMYMSGNSLQIFSIMMVFMLFKGPIQGLINTNTVFAKFDTEGTRAKLLGVKAIYVVMQLVLLCLGIWKVNAMGLLPTTRSDWLAWESERQPLERAYFAFG, from the exons ATGGTTTCTCTACcccctccaccgccgccgcaatGGGTGGTGAGAATGAACACCCCCATGCCACGCCCATCCAAAGAGGCTACCAGTATCCCTGATCCTCCAGGCTTCTCCAGGAAATTGACTGGCAAGACC AACCGCGCCCAGCAGTCCTCAGCCACCTCCGCCCCGTCCAAACCCGTCGAAACCGATACCCTGAAGCTCAAGAAAGCATGGGAAATTGCCCTCGCTCCCTCGAAGCAGATCCCCATGAACGCGATCATGATGTACATGTCCGGAAACAGTCTACAGATCTTCAGTATTATGATGGTGTTTATGCTGTTCAAGGGCCCCATCCAGGGCCTGATCAATACCAACACGGTGTTCGCCAAGTTCGATACAGAGGGCACGCGCGCGAAGCTTCTGGGTGTGAAGGCGATATATGTCGTGATGCAGCTGGTGCTGTTGTGCTTGGGTATTTGGAAGGTTAATGCGATGGGACTTTTGCC GACTACGAGATCGGATTGGCTGGCTTGGGAGTCGGAACGGCAACCGTTGGAGCGTGCTTACTTTGCTTTTGGTTGA
- a CDS encoding putative AP-2 adaptor complex subunit beta (COG:U;~EggNog:ENOG410PHH5;~InterPro:IPR016024,IPR011989,IPR026739,IPR016342, IPR002553;~PFAM:PF01602,PF12717;~go_component: GO:0030117 - membrane coat [Evidence IEA];~go_function: GO:0030276 - clathrin binding [Evidence IEA];~go_process: GO:0006886 - intracellular protein transport [Evidence IEA];~go_process: GO:0015031 - protein transport [Evidence IEA];~go_process: GO:0016192 - vesicle-mediated transport [Evidence IEA]) — protein sequence MSSSGGDAKLFARGKVAELRQELNSGGKKDKNHSAKKIALKKIVANMTMSNNDMVALFPDVIGCMNLPSLEIKKMCFLFLVNYSRAKPEVALKALPFLIDDMEDSNPLVRALALRTISYIHVREFVEATVQPVKRLMSDMDPYVRKTAAFCVAKLYEHDKKMVEASDLIDRLNSMLKDENPTVVSSVLASLVDIWGRSESISLTIDYTSASKLVSILPDCSEWGQSYILEALMSYVPQDSAESLLLAERIAPRLSHSNSAVVLTSIRVILYLMNYIADERHVTSLAKKLSPPLVTLLSKPPEVQYLALRNAILILQKRPEVLRNDIRCFFCNYNDPIYVKVTKLELIFMLTTKENISVVLAELREYATEIDVHFVRKAVRAIGKLAIKIESAAKQCIDTLLELVNAKIPYIVQEATVVIRNIFRKYPNQYENIIGNVIQNIDELDEPEAKAAIIWIIGQYADRIENSDGLLQDYLATFHDETVEVQLALLTATVKFFIQRPTKGQQLVPQVLKWCTEETDDPDLRDRGYMYWRLLSTDPKTAKQIVMGEKPPISAESEKLDSRTLEELCLNVGTLATVYLKPVQQVFRSARTRRLQYSPALQKPKEEPGTAVWQFPAPSQSNSPTAAMAASASAPSDMNAAVSAADSYFNSVGTQQMAALDLGGREDGGVGGGGAPQTQYVVTQNQQQVYQPQLAGGAATGELLLL from the exons ATGAGTTCCAGCGGGGGAGATGCGAAGTTGTTCGCCAGG GGCAAAGTCGCCGAGTTGCGACAGGAGTTGAACAGTGGGGGGAAAAAGGACAAGAACCATTCGGCCAAGAAGATCGCGCTCAAGAAAATCGTCGCCAATATGACCATGAGCAATAATGACATGGTCGCTTTGTTCCCCGACGTGATCGGCTGTATGAACTTGCCCAGCCTGGAGATCAAAAAGAT GTGCTTTCTGTTCCTCGTCAATTACTCGAGAGCGAAACCCGAGGTTGCGCTCAAGGCTTTGCCATTCCTCATCGAT GATATGGAGGACTCCAACCCTCTCGTGCGTGCCCTAGCACTGAGGACCATCTCCTACATCCATGTCCGCGAGTTTGTCGAAGCGACAGTGCAACCGGTCAAGCGACTGATGAGCGATATGGATCCGTACGTGCGCAAGACCGCCGCTTTCTGCGTCGCGAAGCTCTACGAGCACGATAAGAAGATGGTCGAGGCGTCGGATCTGATTGATCGGCTGAACAGCATGCTCAAGGATGAGAACCCGACGGTGGTTTCTAGCGTCCTGGCCTCCTTGGTGGACATCTGGGGTCGCAGTGAATCGATCTCTCTGACTATTGACTACACCAGTGCCTCGAAGCTCGTTTCCATCTTACCAGACTGCTCTGA ATGGGGCCAATCTTATATCCTCGAGGCTTTGATGTCCTATGTCCCTCAAGACTCCGCAGAATCCCTGTTGCTGGCAGAGCGAATAGCCCCCCGCCTGTCGCACTCCAACTCTGCTGTTGTCCTAACCTCTATCCGCGTTATCCTCTACCTCATGAACTACATTGCCGACGAAAGACATGTCACCTCCCTCGCAAAGAAGCTTTCACCACCCCTTGTCACCCTTCTCTCCAAGCCACCAGAAGTACAGTATCTGGCCCTCCGAAACGCCATCCTTATCCTGCAGAAGAGGCCCGAAGTGCTCCGCAACGATAtccgctgcttcttctgtaACTACAACGATCCGATCTACGTCAAGGTCACCAAGCTGGAGTTGATCTTCATGCTGACCACCAAGGAGAACATTTCCGTGGTTCTTGCAGAACTCAGAGA GTATGCGACTGAGATCGACGTCCACTTCGTGCGCAAGGCAGTGCGTGCCATCGGAAAGCTCGCCATCAAGATCGAGTCCGCCGCAAAACAATGCATCGACACCCTGCTGGAGCTGGTCAACGCGAAGATTCCCTACATCGTCCAGGAGGCGACGGTTGTGATCCGCAACATCTTCCGCAAGTACCCCAACCAATACGAGAACATCATCGGCAACGTGATCCAGAACATCGACGAACTTGACGAACCCGAAGCCAAGGCCGCCATCATCTGGATCATCGGCCAGTACGCCGACCGCATCGAGAACTCCGACGGCCTCCTCCAGGACTATCTGGCCACATTCCACGACGAGACCGTCGAAGTCCAACTTGCCCTCCTAACAGCCACCGTCAAGTTCTTCATCCAACGTCCTACCAAGGGCCAACAGCTCGTCCCCCAGGTCCTAAAATGGTGCACCGAAGAAACCGACGACCCGGACCTCCGCGACAGAGGTTACATGTACTGGCGTCTGCTATCCACCGACCCCAAAACCGCAAAGCAGATTGTCATGGGCGAGAAGCCCCCCATCAGCGCCGAAAGCGAGAAACTCGACTCCCGCACCCTCGAGGAACTCTGTCTCAACGTCGGCACTCTCGCCACCGTGTACCTGAAACCCGTCCAACAAGTCTTCCGCTCCGCGCGCACAAGACGCCTACAGTACAGCCCTGCCCTGCAGAAACCGAAGGAAGAACCCGGCACTGCTGTCTGGCAGTTCCCCGCCCCGTCGCAATCCAACAGCCCCACCGCCGCCATGGCTGCCAGCGCATCTGCCCCCAGCGATATGAACGCAGCCGTCAGCGCCGCCGACAGCTACTTCAACAGTGTTGGCACTCAGCAAATGGCTGCGCTGGACCTGGGCGGTCGCGAAgacggtggtgttggcggtggtggcgcCCCCCAGACGCAGTATGTCGTTACTCAGAACCAGCAGCAGGTGTATCAGCCGCAGCTGGCGGGTGGAGCAGCCACGGGtgagttgttgttgctgtaa
- the cwc25 gene encoding U2-type spliceosomal complex subunit CWC25 (COG:S;~EggNog:ENOG410PJH6;~InterPro:IPR019339,IPR022209;~PFAM:PF10197,PF12542), with product MGGDLNLKKSWHPSLLRNQERVWAEEKRALEERKRIDQLRRERDEERQIQELQRLQEGTGKPKQIQRVDWMYQEPGSGGAAGGMYAEEMEGYLLGKRRIDGILLKKEGGETEGLKKGAEFNASLGGGSSAVQPVVNSRDTMAKVLADPLLEIRKREQAALEGMVREEVRKGGGSSRGGGEKRDRDGHRERRRERERRHRSRSPERRRRDDRDRDRDDRDKERRSERDHRRDSDRDYHRSSRHREHRDREDRYDRRDRSPADRHHSDRRRSDDRRESDGYRDSRDRDRERDRRDRDRDRSSRYHQDNKRDHRPRDRDTYSRDKPNAEEAEQKRKQQEEERQRKLAEMQANASEMEDARRQRIAEVTAIEAKQHEEDEKHRSEKGRFVSGLHKQLQEDSLDERIKRSRGGLARLDED from the exons ATGGGTGGCGACCTCAACTTAAAGAA atcaTGGCACCCGTCCCTCCTCCGAAACCAAGAGCGCGTATGGGCGGAAGAAAAACGCGCGCTGGAAGAGCGCAAACGAATCGACCAACTCCGCCGCGAGCGCGACGAAGAGCGACAAATCCAAGAACTCCAGCGGTTACAAGAAGGGACGGGGAAACCGAAGCAGATCCAGCGCGTGGACTGGATGTATCAAGAACCTGGGTCCGGAGGGGCTGCTGGGGGTATGTACGCGGAGGAAATGGAGGGGTATCTGTTGGGGAAGAGACGGATTGATGGGAttttgttgaagaaggaagggggtgagacggaggggttgaagaagggggcGGAGTTTAATGCGTCgcttgggggtgggagtaGTGCAGTGCAGCCGGTGGTGAATTCGAGAGATACGATGGCCAAGGTGTTGGCTGATCCGCTTTTGGAGATTAGGAAGAGGGAGCAGGCGGcgttggaggggatggttAGGGAGGAGGTTAGGAAGGGGGGAGGTTCTTCGAGGGGcgggggggagaagagggataGGGATGGGCatagggaaaggaggagggagagggagaggaggcatAGGTCGAGGTCGCCggagaggaggcggagagaTGATCGTGATCGTGATCGTGATGATAGGGataaggagaggaggagtgAGAGGGACCATAGGAGGGATAGTGATCGAGACTATCACCGCTCGAGCAGACATCGGGAGCATCGTGATCGTGAAGATCGATATGACCGGCGAGATCGATCCCCTGCGGATCGCCACCACTCTGACAGACGGCGCAGCGACGATCGGAGAGAAAGCGATGGATACAGAGATTCTCGAGACAGGGACCGTGAGCGTGATCGCAGAGACCGCGACCGCGACCGATCCAGTCGCTACCATCAAGACAACAAGAGAGACCACCGTCCCCGAGACAGAGATACATACAGCCGCGACAAGCCCAACGCTGAAGAAGCCGAGCAGAAGCGCAAGCAGCAAGAGGAAGAACGGCAACGCAAACTAGCAGAGATGCAAGCGAACGCGAGCGAGATGGAGGATGCTCGGCGACAGCGCATTGCGGAGGTCACTGCTATTGAAGCGAAGCagcatgaagaagatgagaaacaTCGCTCGGAGAAGGGTCGTTTTGTGTCGGGGCTGCATAAACAGCTTCAGGAGGATAGTCTGGATGAGCGGATTAAGCGCAGTCGGGGCGGGTTAGCTCGCTTGGATGAGGATTAA
- a CDS encoding SH3 domain protein (COG:Z;~EggNog:ENOG410PIH1;~InterPro:IPR030506,IPR036028,IPR035552,IPR001452;~PFAM:PF00018,PF07653;~go_function: GO:0005515 - protein binding [Evidence IEA]) — translation MSSPPFTVKAVFEYASDHDDDLNFAIGQIVTVTAVEDAEWYFGEYTDESGHKREGIFPKNFVERYEPPAPPRPTRPSRPKREPEVAPGPPPPEPAVAVESPTTEPPRSLEPEVEDTPAPVPQPPQSPPPALASPTRELPSSPKPAPVPAPAPVPQPPANDISEPAPKPSSKPPPPAVAEKPTGSSFRDRIAAFNKPAAPPIAPFKPGGLSGQTTSFVKKPFVAAPPSRDAYVPPPREAPRKIYRREEDPEVQERLAKEPPVSETRPLSSGGVEEGAEEQPKPTSLKERIALLQKQQMEQAARHAEAAQKKDKPKRPPPKKRTESHEEAMPAEEPPTESTPSGEPERDHSVETVKAAHPPAPPAAMPPPPVRELVSDTNDADDSAAADTEDAEETSTSKEDYDERARAEVQHEAQAESRQLEQAEEREAQVDEGAEEEEEGEEEEEEIDPEVRRKMELRERMAKMSGGMGMMGFFGPPGGMPRPAAAPRKPKAPVEAERPSGEYERSGPAAAPPVPIMALPGMNVAKPAATPSVEKEEEEAQTSPVTEQHPPHEVPDVEDVVEEEPPRRTSTDRPPAPLERAAPPPPPLETRPVPPPVPHDAPLSPPPVPGHQTTPKGVAPADTGEESDDELSLHTKNLSLNAAAADQSASQPVPAPPLPDHLDSRRSSTYDVTSPKSPTLPADKRLSRPPPPIPGNPPAPAQSRAAPPPPPVNIRRRSTADSRTSVTSQSRQAGEEVEGEVTEYDGDYDTDIASGAKFKDALKSHGRDSSFDEGTTTDDHSLQSPRSPPQTRLPPPPPPNAPRAVPPPPPIQPPKSAGRASIDSPRGPPPPPPHRELSFGGDDEEYDPYRYNAPQHGLPTPRGPPPVPAGPPQLPPVVPSQPAEEESEELYEASPVQSHHESTFSQSEKRTSMAPPPPTLPPPTPRSNRASLDVPRAQPSMRRSMDVSRPSADQGFIAMDVDLAENTLWWTQHNTPPPVFQNRKDILLEFEESSSSKRGGKTMVTKDIYVLFMDHSQTVITVNFDARNPTDVAFEQRHEAPPIQPRQDQLENAHLQIGTRIASTANSIQNTTVADGTPFGLVQHVLSPLSDALKPVGTRAYGALVYSNLANASVQQNDEIRAGDIVSFRNARFQGHRGTMHQKYSAEVGKPDHVAIVVDWDGTKKKIRAWEQGRESKKVKMESFKLNDLRSGECKVWRVMPRSYVGWEK, via the exons ATGTCCAGTCCGCCGTTCACAGTCAAAGCGGTCTTCGAATACGCTTCGGACCACGATGACGACCTTAATTTTGCCATCGGCCAGATTGTAACCGTGACGGCGGTGGAAGACGCAGAATGGTACTTTGGTGAGTATACCGACGAGTCGGGGCACAAGCGAGAGGGTATTTTCCCCAAGAACTTCGTGGAAAGATATGAACccccagctcctccgcggccTACACGTCCGAGCCGACCGAAGAGAGAACCAGAGGTCGCTCCCGggccgcctcctccagagCCCGCTGTTGCTGTCGAGTCCCCTACGACTGAGCCCCCGCGCTCCCTGGAACCCGAAGTGGAGGATACACCTGCACCTGTGCCCCAACCTCCTCAATCGCCGCCTCCTGCGTTGGCGTCACCAACCCGTGAGCTCCCCTCGTCCCCGAAGCCAGCGCCTGTCCCGGCTCCTGCCCCGGTTCCTCAACCCCCTGCAAATGACATCAGCGAACCGGCTCCGAAACCCTCGTCCAAGCCCCCACCTCCCGCCGTTGCGGAGAAGCCGACGGGGTCATCGTTCAGGGATCGCATTGCTGCTTTCAACAAACCCGCCGCACCCCCAATTGCACCCTTCAAGCCGGGTGGTTTGAGCGGCCAAACCACTTCCTTCGTCAAGAAGCCGTTCGTTGCGGCACCTCCCAGTAGAGATGCATACGTACCCCCGCCCCGTGAGGCTCCCCGCAAGATCTacaggagggaggaggatccTGAGGTCCAAGAACGTCTGGCGAAGGAGCCGCCCGTTTCCGAGACTCGGCCACTGTCCAGTGGAGGCGTGGAGGAAGGTGCGGAGGAGCAGCCCAAGCCGACAAGCTTGAAGGAGCGGATTGCTCTCTTGCAGAAACAGCAGATGGAGCAAGCTGCTCGTCACGCTGAAGCCGCtcagaagaaggacaagccCAAGCGCCCTCCCCCCAAGAAGCGCACCGAGTCTCACGAAGAAGCGATGCCTGCGGAAGAACCGCCAACCGAGAGCACCCCATCTGGCGAGCCTGAGAGAGACCACAGTGTTGAGACGGTGAAAGCCGCTCACCCGCCAGCCCCGCCAGCAGCTATGCCCCCTCCGCCAGTGCGGGAGCTCGTCAGCGATACCAACGATGCCGATGATTCAGCCGCCGCTGATACGGAAGATGCGGAGGAGACGTCTACGAGCAAGGAGGATTATGACGAGCGCGCCCGAGCGGAGGTTCAGCACGAAGCTCAAGCAGAATCTCGGCAGCTGGAACAAGCCGAAGAACGTGAAGCTCAGGTTGATGAAggtgcagaggaggaagaagaaggggaggaggaggaagaagagatagacCCCGAAGTCAGGCGCAAGATGGAGCTCCGCGAAAGAATGGCCAAGATGAGCGGTGGAATGGGTATGATGGGCTTCTTCGGGCCTCCTGGTGGCATGCCTCGTCCGGCTGCAGCTCCTCGGAAGCCAAAGGCACCCGTGGAAGCCGAGAGACCTAGCGGGGAGTATGAACGATCCGGCCCAGCTGCTGCCCCTCCAGTGCCGATCATGGCTCTGCCGGGGATGAACGTGGCCAAGCCTGCTGCCACACCAAgcgtggagaaggaggaggaggaagctcaGACGAGCCCTGTGACAGAGCAGCATCCTCCGCATGAGGTCCCTGATGTCGAAGATGTGGTAGAGGAAGAACCTCCCCGGCGTACATCCACCGACAGGCCACCTGCGCCTTTAG AGCGCGCGGCTCCGCCCCCTCCGCCACTCGAAACACGGCCAGTTCCACCTCCTGTCCCTCACGATGCGCCTCTGTCTCCGCCCCCTGTTCCCGGAC ATCAAACCACCCCTAAGGGCGTTGCTCCTGCTGACACGGGCGAAGAGTCTGATGATGAGCTCTCCTTGCATACTAAGAATCTCTCCCTAAACGCTGCGGCAGCCGATCAGTCTGCAAGCCAAcctgttcctgctcctccgctCCCCGATCATCTAGACTCTCGCCGCTCGTCGACATACGATGTCACCTCCCCGAAATCGCCCACACTTCCTGCAGATAAGAGACTTAGccgacctccacctcctATTCCAGGCAACCCACCCGCCCCGGCTCAGAGCCGAGCAgctcctcccccgccgcccGTTAATATTCGCCGGAGGTCGACTGCCGACAGTCGAACCAGTGTGACCTCACAGTCTCGCCAAGCGGGCGAAGAGGTGGAGGGCGAGGTCACCGAGTATGACGGCGACTACGACACTGACATTGCATCCGGTGCCAAGTTTAAGGACGCACTGAAATCTCATGGACGTGATTCAAGTTTCGACGAGGGGACGACTACCGACGACCATTCACTTCAATCTCCTCGGAGCCCGCCACAAACTCGtcttccgcctccgcctcccccaaATGCCCCTAGGGcagtccctcctccgcccccaATTCAGCCTCCCAAGAGTGCGGGCAGGGCCTCTATAGATTCCCCCCGCggaccccctcctcctcctccccaccgaGAGTTGTCTTttggaggtgatgatgaagagtatGATCCGTACCGTTACAATGCCCCGCAACATGGACTGCCTACCCCAAGGGGGCCTCCACCTGTTCCCGCTGGACCGCCGCAGCTACCTCCTGTTGTCCCTTCCCAGCCTGCGGAGGAAGAATCGGAGGAGCTCTATGAAGCTTCGCCCGTCCAATCACACCACGAATCAACATTCTCCCAGTCTGAGAAGAGAACCTCGATGGCACCCCCGCCTCCTACGTTACCCCCACCCACGCCGCGTAGCAACCGTGCATCGCTTGATGTCCCCAGAGCGCAGCCCAGCATGCGGCGGTCCATGGATGTCAGTCGTCCGTCCGCCGACCAAGGCTTCATCGCCATGGACGTAGACTTGGCAGAGAACACGCTCTGGTGGACGCAGCACAATACCCCCCCTCCCGTGTTCCAGAACCGCAAGGACATCTTGCTTGAATTCGAGGAGTCGAGTTCTTCCAAGAGAGGTGGTAAGACCATGGTGACCAAAGACATCTACGTTCTTTTCATGGACCACTCGCAAACGGTGATTACGGTCAACTTCGACGCTCGGAATCCCACGGATGTTGCCTTTGAGCAGCGCCACGAGGCTCCTCCTATCCAGCCTCGTCAGGACCAACTTGAGAACGCACATCTGCAGATTGGCACTCGCATCGCCTCCACGGCCAATTCCATTCAGAACACCACCGTTGCCGACGGCACTCCGTTTGGCCTCGTCCAACACGTACTCAGTCCCTTGTCGGATGCCCTCAAGCCGGTTGGAACACGTGCCTATGGCGCTTTGGTCTACTCCAATCTAGCCAACGCTTCTGTACAGCAGAACGACGAGATCCGCGCCGGTGATATTGTCAGCTTCCGCAACGCACGCTTCCAGGGACATCGCGGCACGATGCACCAGAAGTACAGTGCGGAAGTGGGCAAGCCCGACCACGTGGCCATTGTGGTTGACTGGGACGGAActaagaagaagatccgtGCTTGGGAGCAGGGCCGCGAAagcaagaaggtcaagaTGGAGAGCTTCAAGCTCAACGACCTCCGCAGTGGCGAATGCAAGGTGTGGCGAGTGATGCCGCGTAGCTATGTGGGCTGGGAGAAATAA